A window of the Calditrichia bacterium genome harbors these coding sequences:
- the hrcA gene encoding heat-inducible transcription repressor HrcA, whose product MVLSTKEKLVLGELVKNFIDTATPVSSSLIAQTSRLNISPATIRNIMAMLESRGYIYQPHTSAGRVPQTPAYRAYVDMLMKKSRLSFDEKEQITVTINPLENYDLEDVLNEVTRILAHLSKQIGIMMSPRIEQGIFERMELIPLSSEKLLVIITVKSGFVRTITLEISQLVSPDKLNLVSQILNERLQGMKISDIKRTFSAVVKDIQHEDTGLVRMFSQRVDRLFNFSEDIDLYFKGTQNILQSPDFQDVSTLTSVMEMLETRRELVKILAEADNEQPTSIKIGEEIDEQKMAACSIITARYQIGDVSGVVGIIGPKRMNYSKFLSIVEFTARKISEIYGKN is encoded by the coding sequence ATGGTTCTTTCTACAAAAGAAAAACTCGTTTTGGGCGAATTGGTCAAAAATTTTATCGATACCGCCACGCCGGTTAGCTCATCATTAATTGCGCAAACCAGCCGTTTAAACATCAGCCCGGCGACGATACGTAATATAATGGCAATGCTGGAATCGCGCGGATATATTTATCAACCGCACACATCCGCCGGAAGAGTGCCGCAAACACCCGCATATCGGGCATATGTGGATATGTTGATGAAAAAAAGTCGTTTATCATTCGACGAAAAAGAGCAGATAACAGTAACGATCAATCCGCTTGAAAATTACGATCTGGAAGATGTGTTAAATGAAGTGACCCGCATTTTAGCGCATTTGTCCAAACAAATCGGGATCATGATGTCGCCCCGTATTGAGCAGGGCATTTTTGAACGGATGGAGTTAATTCCATTATCATCCGAAAAATTACTGGTTATCATCACCGTAAAATCCGGATTTGTGCGGACAATTACGCTGGAAATTTCGCAACTGGTTTCGCCGGACAAATTGAATCTGGTGAGCCAGATATTAAACGAGCGTTTGCAGGGCATGAAAATCTCCGATATCAAACGCACATTTTCGGCAGTCGTGAAAGACATTCAGCACGAAGACACAGGTTTGGTACGAATGTTTTCGCAACGTGTGGACAGGCTGTTCAATTTCAGCGAAGATATCGACCTCTATTTTAAAGGCACGCAAAATATTTTGCAATCGCCGGATTTTCAGGATGTCAGCACGCTGACATCGGTAATGGAAATGCTGGAAACACGCCGCGAACTAGTGAAAATTTTGGCGGAAGCGGATAACGAGCAGCCAACCAGCATCAAAATCGGTGAAGAAATTGATGAACAAAAGATGGCTGCATGCAGCATTATTACCGCTCGCTATCAAATTGGCGACGTGAGCGGTGTTGTCGGAATTATTGGACCAAAACGAATGAATTATAGTAAATTTCTCTCAATTGTTGAATTTACAGCACGCAAAATTTCAGAAATTTATGGCAAAAATTAG
- a CDS encoding helix-hairpin-helix domain-containing protein: MKFSKSQLSAMLYFAAIAILLMGGENLASLIYPTEPYDFSAFETEFRMQKQQISQSTIETGDSLFADSTNTPYAQPLLPQQQPKSSKTSRNKKAIGKVNINTATLAELETLPRIGPAIAARIIAYRTEIGNFSNIEELKSVKGIGAKTFNNLRHLIDVK; this comes from the coding sequence ATGAAATTTTCAAAAAGCCAGCTTTCGGCGATGTTGTATTTTGCAGCTATCGCGATTTTGTTAATGGGCGGTGAGAATCTCGCGAGTCTGATTTATCCCACTGAGCCGTACGATTTTAGCGCGTTTGAAACCGAATTTCGGATGCAGAAGCAACAAATATCGCAATCAACAATTGAAACTGGCGACTCGCTTTTTGCCGATTCCACAAATACACCATATGCGCAGCCATTACTTCCGCAACAGCAACCAAAATCAAGCAAAACGTCCCGCAACAAAAAAGCGATTGGTAAAGTTAATATCAACACTGCTACCCTCGCGGAACTGGAAACCTTGCCGCGAATCGGGCCAGCAATTGCCGCACGTATCATTGCTTATCGCACAGAAATCGGTAATTTTTCGAACATTGAGGAATTGAAATCGGTTAAAGGAATCGGTGCAAAAACGTTTAATAATCTGAGACATTTGATCGATGTAAAATAA
- the dnaJ gene encoding molecular chaperone DnaJ yields MSKRDYYEILGVSRDASPEEVKSAYRKLAMKYHPDRNQDNPEAEEKFKEVGEAYEVLSHSEKRQRYDRFGHDGVKGAQGYDPNFDLSDALRTFMEEGFGFGFGDIFGGGQRRGDRRERGRDLQISLELDLEEIAAGVKKRLKINKQVQCNTCNGEGSRPGSKASTCPTCQGAGEVRQVSQSIFGRFVNVSACSQCRGKGTIITNPCETCRGEGRVRGEETVEVNIPAGVMSGNYLSVQGKGNAGPNSGPNGDLIVVIQEKDHPLFVRHENNVVFDYYASFPELAMGGSVEIPTLEVADKELPHENPDRYKKVEITIPAGTQVGKVFRLRGKGIPELRSHSKGDFLVQIKVWIPTKLSARDKELLGDLLKSENIQAPKKEKGFFQRLKEVLNFE; encoded by the coding sequence ATGTCAAAACGTGATTATTACGAAATTTTGGGTGTTTCGAGGGATGCCTCTCCAGAGGAAGTCAAAAGCGCCTATCGAAAATTAGCAATGAAATATCACCCGGATCGCAATCAGGATAATCCGGAAGCAGAAGAAAAATTTAAAGAAGTTGGCGAAGCATACGAAGTGCTGAGCCATTCGGAAAAGCGGCAACGATACGACCGTTTCGGACACGATGGTGTTAAAGGCGCTCAGGGATACGATCCGAATTTTGATTTATCCGACGCATTACGGACATTTATGGAAGAAGGGTTCGGGTTCGGATTTGGCGATATTTTTGGCGGCGGACAGCGCCGCGGCGATCGCCGGGAACGCGGACGCGATTTGCAAATCAGCCTCGAACTCGACCTCGAAGAAATTGCCGCCGGTGTAAAAAAGCGATTAAAAATAAACAAACAGGTTCAATGCAACACCTGTAACGGCGAAGGCAGCCGTCCCGGCTCAAAAGCCTCAACCTGCCCGACCTGCCAGGGTGCCGGAGAAGTGCGTCAAGTTTCCCAATCAATTTTTGGACGATTTGTAAACGTAAGCGCCTGTTCGCAATGCCGTGGCAAAGGAACAATCATCACCAATCCCTGCGAAACCTGCCGGGGCGAAGGTCGCGTTCGCGGCGAAGAAACAGTGGAAGTCAATATCCCTGCCGGTGTGATGAGCGGAAATTATCTGTCGGTACAGGGCAAAGGAAACGCAGGACCCAACAGCGGACCCAATGGCGATTTGATTGTAGTGATTCAGGAAAAAGATCATCCGCTGTTTGTCCGGCACGAAAACAATGTGGTATTTGATTATTACGCCAGCTTTCCGGAATTGGCGATGGGCGGTTCCGTGGAAATTCCCACATTAGAAGTTGCCGACAAAGAGCTGCCGCACGAAAACCCGGATCGCTACAAAAAAGTGGAAATAACCATTCCGGCAGGAACGCAGGTTGGCAAGGTTTTCCGGTTGCGCGGAAAAGGAATCCCCGAATTGCGCAGCCACAGCAAAGGCGATTTTCTGGTTCAGATAAAGGTCTGGATTCCCACAAAATTGAGCGCCAGAGACAAAGAATTATTGGGAGATTTGCTCAAATCTGAAAATATTCAAGCGCCCAAAAAGGAAAAAGGTTTTTTCCAGCGATTGAAAGAAGTATTGAATTTTGAATAA